The following nucleotide sequence is from bacterium.
CGTCGGGCAGCTCCGCGCCTCTACCGATGACGCTCGATGCTCGCCGCGGCGCTGCCGGCGTCGAGCATGGCGGTGACGCCGGTGCGGATCATCATGACCGCGATGCCGGCGAGGAACAGCGCGGTGACCTTCGCCACGGCGCGCCCGCCGCCGCGACCGAGCACGCGCGTGACCGGGCGGGCGGCGCGGAACACCAGCCAGACGACGAGCAGGTTCGCGCACAGCGACCCGGCGGTCCACGTCCAGCCGTAGGCGTCGTGCAGCAGCAGGATCGTCGTCAGCGCGGCCGGCCCCATGATGAGCGGCACGCCGATCGGCACGATGCCGACGTCGCGGTCGGGGCTGCGCTCGGCCTCGGACGAGCTCAGCAGCTCGCGTACCGCGAGCGTCAGGAGGACGATGCCGCCGCCGACGCGGAAGTCGTGCGACGAGATGCCGAGGAAACGGAAGATCGCCGACCCCGCGGCGAGGAACACGACCGAGATGGCGAACGCCGTGAGCGTCGCCTCGCCTGCGAGGCGCCGTTGGGCCTCCGCGTCGAGGCGCTGCGTCAGCGCGACGAAGAGCGGCAGGACGCCGATCGCGTCGATGGCGACGAAGAGGGGGATGAAGGCGAGGAGGAAGGTCTCCACGCCGCCGCGCTCAACCGGCGACGCGTGCGCCGACCGCCGCCTCCGACAGTGCCCACAGCCGGTCCGCCAGGGCCGGGTCGATCGCGTAGGACTTGACGCCGTCCAGCGCGCCCTCGGCGTCGTTCACCTGCGCCACGTGGCAATCCTCGAGGTAGAGGCCGCCGCGACCCTCGAGCTCGGGCGCGGTGGCCGCGAACGCCGAGGTCGCGGCGCCGGCGGGGACGGTCTTCAGGCGGAGCCCGCCGGGGCCGCTGCGCTGCTGCAGGAAGGCCATGTCCTCCGGGACCAGGTGGCGGCCGAGCTCGGTCACGATCGCACCGGGATGGAGCGCGAGCGCATGGATGCCCTGCGCGGAGAGCCGGCGCTCGAGGCCGACGGCGAAGAGCACGTTGGCGGTCTTCGACTGCCCGTAGGCGAGCCACTTGTCGTAGGGCCGCGTCGCGAAGTGGACGTCCTCGAAGACGACGGGCGACAGGTGGTGGCCGCGCGAGCTGACCGAGACGATGCGCGCCGGCGCGCCGCGGCGCAGCGCCGGCAGCAGCAGGCCCGTCAGCAGGAAGTGGCCCAGGTGGTTCGTGCCGAGCTGTCGCTCGAAGCCGTCGGCGGTGTGCGCGAGCGGGCACGCCATGACGCCGGCGTTGTTGACGAGCACGTGCAGCGTGTCCCAGCGCGCGAGGAAGCGGGCGGCGAAGTCGCGGACGCTCGCCAGCGAGCCGAGCTTGACGGACTCGACGACCACGCGCGGGTTCCCCGCGCTCTCGCGGATGCCGGCGGCGACGGCCTCGCCCTTCGCCACGTCGCGCGCCGTCAGGATCACCTCGGCGCCGTGGGCCGCGAGGGCGCGTGCGGTCTCCTGGCCGATGCCGCTCGAGGCGCCGGTGACCAGCACGCGGCGTCCAGTGAGGTCGATGCCCTCGAGAACCTGATCGGCCGTCGTCGCCTCACCGAACCTGGATGCGTCACGCATGTGGACGTGCCCTCCTGGGCGTCGACTATCTACGCCCCGAGGTCATGGCAATCCGGAACGGTGGACACTGCCTGCGCGGCCGCGCTACTCGCTCGGGGATGCAGAGCTTCCGAGGCAAGATCGCGGTCGTCACCGGCGGCGGCACGGGCATGGGACGCGAGCTGGCGAAGCAGCTCGCCGCCGACGGCTGTCACGTCGCCATCTGCGACGTCTCGACCGACAACATGGCGGAGACGAAGGCGCAGGCCGAGGCGCTGGCCATCGCCGGCGCGCGCATCACCACGCACGTCTGCGACGTGTCGGACGAGCCGCAGGTGCTGGCGTTCCGCGACGCGGTGCTGTCCGCGCACGGCACGTCGCACCTGAACCTGCTCTTCAACAACGCCGGCATCGCCGGCGGCGGCAGCTTCGTGCGTGACGATCGTGCGGAGTGGGAGCGGACGTTCGCGGTGTGCTGGTACGGCGTCTACTACTGCACGCGCGCCTTCCTGCCGCTGCTGATCGCGAGCGACGAGGGCTACGTGATCAACACCAGCAGCGTGAACGGCTTCTGGGCGTCGCTCGGCCCGGCGGTGTCGCACACCGCCTACAGCACGGCGAAGTTCGCGGTGAAGGGCTTCACCGAGGCGCTGATCACCGATCTGCGCCTGAACGCCCCGCACGTGAAGGCGGCCCTGGTGATGCCGGGGCATGTCGGCACCTCGATCGTCTTCAACACCGGCGCGGTGCACGGCACCACCGATGCGGAGACGGCGGCGCGGATGCGCGAGATGCTCTCCCGGCGCGGTCTGCCGGCCGACCAGCTCACCGACGAGCAGCTGGTCGCGGCGATGCAGCAGATGGCGACCGCGTTCCGCGACCTCGCGCCGACGTCGGCGGGGCAGGCGGCGACGACGATCCTCGACGGCGTGCGCACCGACCGGTGGCGCATCCTCGTCGGCGAGGACGCGCGCGTCCTCGACCGCATGGTACGCGAGCAGCCCGAGCTGGCCTACGAGGCGCCCTTCGCGCAGGCCCTGAACGACCAGGGCCACATGCGGCTCCTCGAGTAGGCGGAACGACGGCGCGCCGGGGCCCGGATCCCGGCACGCCGCCGCCTCCGGGCTCACGGAACGGTCGTGAGCTCGAAGATGCTGGTCCGTGTCGGCAGCGCCGTGCCCGGTTGGTCGGCCTCGTGGGCGACGAAGAGCAGCGGCTTGCCGGTCCAGCTCTGCGCCGCCGGCACGAAGGCGAGGCCCTCGGGAGCGAGGTCGCCGGCCGGCTGCGCGCCGGCGGTGACGAGGTCGCCGTCGAACACCACCTGCGTGCGCTCCCACTCCTGGAAGATCGGGGCGGCGGGGTCGGTCACGTCCCACACCATGATGCCGTTCGCGCGCTCGAGGCCGACGAACACGAGGGTGCGCCCCTCGGCCTCGCCGACCACGAGGCCCTCGGGCTCGGGCCCCTTGTTGTCGGAGCGCGTGTCGAAGCCGTCGCCGGGCGACTTGCCGACGCCCGAGTTGTGGAAGGCGGGAAGCTGGGCGGCCACGATCTGCTCGATCTGGTCGCCCGAGTCGAAGACGAGCGCGCCGGTGGCCGGGTTCCAGATCGACATCGACCGGCCGCCGAAGACGTAGAGGCTCGCGATCGGATTCGGCGCGGCCGGCAGCGGGAACTGGTTCGTGACCTGGAGGCGCGACAGCTCGTCGTTGTCGGCCAGCGCCGGGATGCCGTCGCCGTCGCGGTCGAGACCCGCGAGGCCGCCCGCGAGCGTGCGGCCGGCGAGGTCGCCGCCGCGAACCTCCTCGTTGCCGCCGCAGGCGGCGTAGTCGCCGCGGCTGTCGCCCTCGTTGGCGGTGGCGAGATACGTGACGCCGCCGATCGTGAACGTCCCGATGCCGTCGGGCTGGTACATGCCGAGCACCGGCCAGGTCGCGATGGCCAGGGCAGGATCGTTGCCGCTGCCGTCGCGGTCGCTCGGGTCGAGCGCGTTCCCGGCGAGGCTGTGGTCCTTGTAGCCGAACGAGCGGATCGACGTCAGCGACGCGCTGGCGACGTCGATCGTCGCGTAGGCGTTCGCCTCCTGGAGCGAGGTGTAGAGCGTCGTGCCGTCCGGCGAGAAGGCGACCGACTCCGGCTCGAGGTCGTGCGCGGCGTCGATGCCGAGGCCGAAGATGCGGATGCCGGCGGCCCGCAGCGCGTTCTCGGTGCCGTTCAGCGAGGCGAACGAGACGGTCGTCACGTCGGTCTGTGTGATCGGGTCGGACGACAGGTCGATCAGCGAGATCGAGCCGACCGGGTCGACGTAGGTGGAGCCGTCGCAGCGCGGCTCGCCCTCGTTCGCGACCGCGAGCACGAGGCCGTTCGGGCTGTGCACCACCATGTCCGGGACGGCGCCGACGGCGACCGACGTGATCAGGTTGCCGTCGACGTCGAGGAACACGACCCTGCCGGGGTTCTCCTTGACGCCGTTGACGACGGCGACCGCGACGCGGCCGTTGCGCACCGAGACGCTGGTCGTGTCGCTGCCGAACGCGGCCATGCTGACCGAGGTGACGAGGGTCGGGCTGGTCACGTCGGCGACATCGACGATGTCGACGCGGTTGCCCGCGGCGATGAACATGCGCCGGCTGGCCGGGTCGACGGTGACGATCTCGGCGCCGCGCACGGGCGGGTCGTACGAGCCCTTCCACACGAGGTCGAACCGCGGCGGCGTGGTCGTGGTCGTCGTGGTGCTGGTCGTGGTCGTCGTCGTGGGTGGGGGGAAGAGCGCGCCGTCGACGGCGGCGAGGAAGGCGTCGATCATGCCGGCGATCGCGGCGACGTCGCCGGCGGTCGTGCAGCCGCCCTTGGCTTCGGCGCGCGCGAACCCGGCCGCGAGCGCGCTCGCGCAGCGGGCGGCGCGGGTCGGGGGGAGATCGCCGCCCTGCGCGGCCTGCCGCGCTTCCAGGGCGCCGGTGCAGTAGACCCTGCGGGCAGCGGCACGCAGCTTCTCGGCCTGGCAGGCGTTCGGGATGCCGACCGACAGCTGCGCGCCGAGGTCGGCGACCAACGCCGTCGCGAGCCCGCCGGCGGTCGCGGCGTCGGCGGTCGTGGGGCAGCCGCCGCGGCGATCCCACTTCGCGAAGGCTCCGGCGAGCTTCCCCGCGCAGGCCGCGACCTTGGCCGCGTCGGGGGGGAGCCCGGTCGCGGTCTGCTTGCCGGCGAGCTTCGCGGCGCACGTAGCGGCGCGCACGGTGGCGCGGATCTTCGCCGCGGCGCAGGCGTTGGGTGCCTGCGCGTGCGCGGGAGCCGGAGCAGCCACGAGCCCGGCGAGCGCCATTGCCGCAAGGGTCCACGTCCTGATCGTCATCTGGTCACCTCTCGGAAGTTCGCAGGGCACGCCGGGTGCGGCGGCCGCCGGACTTCTATGAGCGGCGTGTTAGGGGAGGGTGACCGATCGCGGACGATCCGACGAAACGTCGGCCGGCGGGCGACGCGCGGTCAGCCGGCCAACCGGCAGACGAGCGCGCGCCCGACGAGCGACAGCTGCGCGCGCAGCTCCGCGGCGCAGCCGGCACCGAGGGCGCCGCGCGCGCTCTTCTTGTCGACGATGCGCAGGCCCTTCGCGAGTCGGCGTCCGGCGGCGGTCAGCCGCTTCGCGGTCTTGCGCGCGGACTTCACCGGTGCGACCAGGCTGGCCCGCGCCGCGCGGTAGCCCGCCGTCGCGGGCTTCGGCGGCCGCTCGCCGGCGCACGTGGCCTGCGCCGGCAACGCGGCCGCGTCGAGGCACGGCACGGCGCCGACCGCGGCACGCGCGTCGAGCCGGCCGGCGCCGGAGAGCCGATCGAAGCCGGGCGCCTCGATGTCCACCGCCGTCGCCTGCATGAGCTGCTTCACCTGCGCCGGCGACAGCGTCGGGTTCTTCCCGAGCATGAGCGCCGCGACGGCGCCGGCGTGCGGCGCCGCGGCCGAGGTGCCGAAGAACGTCTCGAAGCCCGGCACGCTGGTGGCGACGCCGTCGAACGACGCGAGGTCCGGCTTCTCGCGGATCTCGAAGGCGGGGAAGCGGATCGTCGCGGGTCCCGGCGAGCTCTCGGCCTCGATGGTGTCGTGGCCCGGGTCGGCGACGTCGATCGACGCCACCGCGACCACCTCGGGCGGGGACTGCTGGCCGTAGATCGCCCCCTCGAGCGACACGTGCTCCATGTGGACCGAGCGGAAGCAGACGAGGCGGATCGTGCGCGCCGGGTTGCCGGAGAAGAGCGTCACGACCAGCGACACGACCTGCTCCGTGCTCGTCGGGTTGCCGATCGACACGACCTCGACGGGATCCTGCGTGCCGGTCTGCGGGTTGGTGCTCTGCGCGATGACGTTGGCGGCCGAGCCCTGGACGACGACGAGATCGAGGTCCGTGCCGGCGCCGCCGAACGGCTCGTCCCACTGGAGCGCGCAGGTCGCGCCGCCGCCAGGCGCGAGCCTGATCTCGTTGCCGGGGTCGCCGGGCCCGCCCGCGGCGGCGCCGAAGTCGTGGATCACGCCGAGCGGCGGCCCGTAGAACGCCGGCGCGAGCGCGTGCTCCATGAACTCCCGCCGGCGGTTGCCCGCGGACGTGTGGTACGAGACGCCGCGCCCGACCACCTCGCGGGCCGCGTTCGCCAGCGGGCCGTCCTGGAAGAACGGCTCGTCCGGGAAGGTCACGTCGTCGACGATCACGCGCGCGCCGGCGTCGGCGAGGCAGCGGACGGTCTCGCCCATCTGCGCGCCGCTCTGCCCGAACGACCCGAAGAGGAGCGCGGCGCCGGGCGCGACGTCGTGCACGATCTCGAGCATCGCCGTGCCCTCGTCGCCGCCGAAGGCGTTGCAGCGCGGGTCGCTCGGCACCGTCACCGCCGGCAGCTCGCCCGCCGCCTGCGAGCGCGCCAGCGAGTCGATGCCGTCGGAGATCAGCCCGAGGACGACGCCCGCGCCGGTCCAGCCGGCGGCGCGCACGGCGTCGGCGCCGAGCCCGGCGTCGCCGGCGCTGACGACGGCGCCCGCCTGCGTGATCGGCGGCGCCACGGGGCGGATCATGGTCACGGCCGGCAGGTCGGCGAGCGCGTCCAGCGTCGCGACGTCCGTCCAGCCGTCGACGAGGCCGCCGAAGGCGTCGCTCGCGGTGACGATCTCGAGGCCGCGGCGGCGCAGCGTCTCGAGCGTGCCCGGGTCGACGCCGGTCACGCGCACGTAGACGTGCATGCGGTCGCCGCGGCGCCAGGCGTCGGCGGGGCCGACCCCGGCGCGGGTGCGCGGGACGGGTGGGGCGTGGCGCAGCTCGCGCGCGACCTTGTGGCTCACCGGATCGGGACCGTGCTCGGCCGCGACCGGGCCGGCGAGCAGCGGGCTCGCCAGCAGCAGGGCGGCGAGCACGGCGGTGCACCCCCGGGCCGGGTCGGCCGGCGCGCAACCGGTGTCTGCGATCTGCTCCCGCGTCCCCATGCCGCGTGTCCTCGTAACGACATGCCGGGTGCCGCGGCGAGTTGCGAGCAGCGGCGCCGGCTGCCCGCCGGCGGCTCGCGGGGCGGCGCGAACGTGCCCGCGCGCACGCGTCGAGCGGGTCGCGGCGACGCGGGCACGGGCATCGGCACGTCCTCGCGGAGCGCCGCTACGTCTCGCGGTGCACGTCGAGCAGGGCGCGCTCCCCGAAGCGAACGGCGACCGGGACGTAGGCCGTCGTCGCCAGGGCGAAGACGAGGTGCGCGCCGGGCATCGGTGGTGTCGCTCAGAAGGCGAGCAGGCAGGGCTTATGACCTTTCCTGTCCATTTCAATCCCTCTTGAACCGGATCACATTGAGGCCATCTCGACGGCGGCGGCGTGTGTTCGCCGAGGTGCGGGTGGCAGCCGCGGGTGTCTCTGTGGTACGGCCGGCCGCGCATGTTGCACCCGGAGCTGTCCGTCGTCGTTCCGGTCTACGAGGAAGCGCTCGTGCTGGCGGAGTTGCACCGGCGTCTCGTCGCCGCGCTCGACGGCTGCACCGGTCGGTGGGAGATCGTGTACGTCGACGACGGCTCCCACGACGCGTCTCCGCTCGTCCTGGGCGGCGTCGTGGCCAACGACGCCCGCGTCCGCGTTCTGCGCTTCAGCCGCAACTTCGGGCACCAGGCCGCGGTGACGGCCGGGCTCGAGCACGCGATGGGTGAGGCGGTGATCACCATCGACGGCGATCTACAGGATCCGCCGGAGCTGATCCCCGAGCTGGTCGCGCGCTGGCGCGACGGCTTCCAGGTGGTGTCGGCGGTGCGGACGGTGCGCGAGGGCGAGAGCCCCGTGCGGCTGGTGCTGATCCGCGCATTCTACCGCCTGCTGGGTGCGCTCGCGTCGCTCCCCCTGACGCCCGACTCGGGTGACTACCGGCTGCTCGATCGGCGCGTCGTCGACGTGCTGTGCCGCCTGCCGGAACGGCACCGCTACGTGCGCGGCCTCGCGCAGTGGGTCGGCTTTCGGCAATGCACCGTCGCGTATCGCCGCCAGCCGCGGTTCGCGGGCCAGACGAAATATCCGTATCGCAAGCTCGTCGGGCTGGCGCTCGACGGCATCACGAGCTTCTCGACCGCGCCGCTGCGTTTCGCGACGTACATGGGCTTCGCGCTCTCGCTCGCGAGCCTGGCGCTGATCCTCTTCGCGCTCTGGGCCAAGCTCATTCTCGGCACGGGGCCGCAGGGCTGGGCGTCGGTCGTGCTCGCCGTCGGTCTGCTGTCGGGTGCGCAGCTACTCGCGCTCGGCATCATCGGGCTCTACGTCGGGCGCATTCTCGACGAGGTGCGCGGGCGGCCGCTCTACGTGCTCGCCGACGACGATCCGAATGCAGCGCGCCGGCCGCCCCAGAGCATGGCGCCGAGCACGAGCAGCGCCCCGCCCGTGAGTGCGCCGCCGGCGACGAGACCCGGCGGCCGATAGCGGAACGCGACGCGCGACGCGCCCGCGGGCACCGGCAGCAGGCGGAAGGCGTAGTTCGCGCGCTCGATCGACACCGGTCGGCCGTCGACCGTCGCCGACCAGCCCGGATTCCACTGGTCCGCGAGGACGAGGAAGCCCGGGGCCGGCGCCGTTACCTGTAGCTCGACATGCTCGGGGTCGTCGCGCTCGAACACCACGGTACCGGTCGT
It contains:
- a CDS encoding SDR family NAD(P)-dependent oxidoreductase is translated as MRDASRFGEATTADQVLEGIDLTGRRVLVTGASSGIGQETARALAAHGAEVILTARDVAKGEAVAAGIRESAGNPRVVVESVKLGSLASVRDFAARFLARWDTLHVLVNNAGVMACPLAHTADGFERQLGTNHLGHFLLTGLLLPALRRGAPARIVSVSSRGHHLSPVVFEDVHFATRPYDKWLAYGQSKTANVLFAVGLERRLSAQGIHALALHPGAIVTELGRHLVPEDMAFLQQRSGPGGLRLKTVPAGAATSAFAATAPELEGRGGLYLEDCHVAQVNDAEGALDGVKSYAIDPALADRLWALSEAAVGARVAG
- a CDS encoding S8 family serine peptidase; this translates as MLAALLLASPLLAGPVAAEHGPDPVSHKVARELRHAPPVPRTRAGVGPADAWRRGDRMHVYVRVTGVDPGTLETLRRRGLEIVTASDAFGGLVDGWTDVATLDALADLPAVTMIRPVAPPITQAGAVVSAGDAGLGADAVRAAGWTGAGVVLGLISDGIDSLARSQAAGELPAVTVPSDPRCNAFGGDEGTAMLEIVHDVAPGAALLFGSFGQSGAQMGETVRCLADAGARVIVDDVTFPDEPFFQDGPLANAAREVVGRGVSYHTSAGNRRREFMEHALAPAFYGPPLGVIHDFGAAAGGPGDPGNEIRLAPGGGATCALQWDEPFGGAGTDLDLVVVQGSAANVIAQSTNPQTGTQDPVEVVSIGNPTSTEQVVSLVVTLFSGNPARTIRLVCFRSVHMEHVSLEGAIYGQQSPPEVVAVASIDVADPGHDTIEAESSPGPATIRFPAFEIREKPDLASFDGVATSVPGFETFFGTSAAAPHAGAVAALMLGKNPTLSPAQVKQLMQATAVDIEAPGFDRLSGAGRLDARAAVGAVPCLDAAALPAQATCAGERPPKPATAGYRAARASLVAPVKSARKTAKRLTAAGRRLAKGLRIVDKKSARGALGAGCAAELRAQLSLVGRALVCRLAG
- a CDS encoding glycosyltransferase family 2 protein translates to MLHPELSVVVPVYEEALVLAELHRRLVAALDGCTGRWEIVYVDDGSHDASPLVLGGVVANDARVRVLRFSRNFGHQAAVTAGLEHAMGEAVITIDGDLQDPPELIPELVARWRDGFQVVSAVRTVREGESPVRLVLIRAFYRLLGALASLPLTPDSGDYRLLDRRVVDVLCRLPERHRYVRGLAQWVGFRQCTVAYRRQPRFAGQTKYPYRKLVGLALDGITSFSTAPLRFATYMGFALSLASLALILFALWAKLILGTGPQGWASVVLAVGLLSGAQLLALGIIGLYVGRILDEVRGRPLYVLADDDPNAARRPPQSMAPSTSSAPPVSAPPATRPGGR
- a CDS encoding choice-of-anchor I family protein, translated to MTIRTWTLAAMALAGLVAAPAPAHAQAPNACAAAKIRATVRAATCAAKLAGKQTATGLPPDAAKVAACAGKLAGAFAKWDRRGGCPTTADAATAGGLATALVADLGAQLSVGIPNACQAEKLRAAARRVYCTGALEARQAAQGGDLPPTRAARCASALAAGFARAEAKGGCTTAGDVAAIAGMIDAFLAAVDGALFPPPTTTTTTSTTTTTTTPPRFDLVWKGSYDPPVRGAEIVTVDPASRRMFIAAGNRVDIVDVADVTSPTLVTSVSMAAFGSDTTSVSVRNGRVAVAVVNGVKENPGRVVFLDVDGNLITSVAVGAVPDMVVHSPNGLVLAVANEGEPRCDGSTYVDPVGSISLIDLSSDPITQTDVTTVSFASLNGTENALRAAGIRIFGLGIDAAHDLEPESVAFSPDGTTLYTSLQEANAYATIDVASASLTSIRSFGYKDHSLAGNALDPSDRDGSGNDPALAIATWPVLGMYQPDGIGTFTIGGVTYLATANEGDSRGDYAACGGNEEVRGGDLAGRTLAGGLAGLDRDGDGIPALADNDELSRLQVTNQFPLPAAPNPIASLYVFGGRSMSIWNPATGALVFDSGDQIEQIVAAQLPAFHNSGVGKSPGDGFDTRSDNKGPEPEGLVVGEAEGRTLVFVGLERANGIMVWDVTDPAAPIFQEWERTQVVFDGDLVTAGAQPAGDLAPEGLAFVPAAQSWTGKPLLFVAHEADQPGTALPTRTSIFELTTVP
- a CDS encoding SDR family NAD(P)-dependent oxidoreductase, with the protein product MQSFRGKIAVVTGGGTGMGRELAKQLAADGCHVAICDVSTDNMAETKAQAEALAIAGARITTHVCDVSDEPQVLAFRDAVLSAHGTSHLNLLFNNAGIAGGGSFVRDDRAEWERTFAVCWYGVYYCTRAFLPLLIASDEGYVINTSSVNGFWASLGPAVSHTAYSTAKFAVKGFTEALITDLRLNAPHVKAALVMPGHVGTSIVFNTGAVHGTTDAETAARMREMLSRRGLPADQLTDEQLVAAMQQMATAFRDLAPTSAGQAATTILDGVRTDRWRILVGEDARVLDRMVREQPELAYEAPFAQALNDQGHMRLLE
- a CDS encoding MarC family protein, producing METFLLAFIPLFVAIDAIGVLPLFVALTQRLDAEAQRRLAGEATLTAFAISVVFLAAGSAIFRFLGISSHDFRVGGGIVLLTLAVRELLSSSEAERSPDRDVGIVPIGVPLIMGPAALTTILLLHDAYGWTWTAGSLCANLLVVWLVFRAARPVTRVLGRGGGRAVAKVTALFLAGIAVMMIRTGVTAMLDAGSAAASIERHR